A genome region from Rhizobium favelukesii includes the following:
- a CDS encoding dihydroxyacetone kinase subunit DhaK, giving the protein MKTKKLINSGADAVDEMLQGVLSAHPNHLYAVDDMPRAIIAKNGPRKGKVGLVIGGGSGHEPTFLGFVGKGLADAAAIGNVFASPPPDPIIACAKAVDGGAGVLFMYGNYAGDVMNFDMAAEMLALDDIEARTVLTTDDVASAPPDQRHRRRGVAGNVFIFKAAGAACDLLYSFDDVERAARHANSRTYTMGVALSPCSLPQTLKPNFLIGEDEMEIGMGIHGEPGMAREPLKTANEVTDELMDSILREMKASRGDRVAVLVNSLGSTPMMELYIMMRRVKSRLDDAGLVVHTSLVGNYCTSLEMAGASVTVMHLDDDLQRLIDHPCDCAMFTR; this is encoded by the coding sequence GTGAAGACCAAGAAGCTTATCAATTCCGGTGCAGACGCCGTCGATGAGATGCTGCAGGGGGTGCTTTCGGCGCATCCGAACCATCTTTACGCGGTCGACGATATGCCGCGCGCGATCATTGCCAAAAACGGGCCGCGCAAGGGCAAGGTCGGGCTGGTGATCGGCGGCGGGTCTGGCCACGAGCCAACGTTTCTGGGCTTTGTTGGCAAGGGGCTCGCAGACGCTGCCGCGATCGGCAATGTATTCGCCTCCCCGCCCCCCGATCCCATTATCGCGTGTGCCAAGGCTGTCGATGGCGGTGCCGGCGTTCTGTTCATGTATGGCAATTATGCCGGCGACGTCATGAACTTCGACATGGCCGCTGAAATGCTCGCTTTGGACGACATTGAAGCGCGAACTGTCCTGACAACGGATGACGTCGCCTCCGCGCCTCCCGATCAGAGGCACAGGCGACGCGGCGTGGCGGGCAACGTTTTCATTTTCAAAGCCGCTGGAGCGGCCTGTGATCTGCTGTATTCTTTCGACGACGTGGAGCGGGCTGCCCGCCATGCCAATTCGCGAACCTACACGATGGGTGTCGCGCTCTCGCCGTGTTCGCTGCCCCAGACCCTCAAACCGAACTTCCTGATTGGCGAAGACGAGATGGAGATCGGAATGGGAATCCATGGAGAACCCGGGATGGCTCGCGAGCCGCTGAAAACGGCAAACGAGGTGACCGACGAACTGATGGACAGCATTCTTCGGGAGATGAAGGCAAGTCGCGGCGATCGTGTCGCAGTGCTCGTCAACTCGCTCGGTTCGACGCCGATGATGGAACTCTACATCATGATGCGACGCGTGAAGTCCCGGCTTGATGATGCCGGACTCGTCGTCCATACGTCGCTCGTGGGAAATTACTGCACGTCGCTTGAAATGGCCGGTGCGTCGGTGACCGTCATGCATCTCGATGACGATCTACAGCGATTGATCGACCACCCCTGCGATTGCGCCATGTTTACGAGGTGA
- a CDS encoding ABC transporter ATP-binding protein, whose protein sequence is MSGLSIKNVKKSFGAVDIIHGVDVEIADGEFTILVGPSGCGKSTLLRMIAGLEEITAGQISIDGRVVNNLQPKDRDIAMVFQNYALYPQMTVAQNMGFALELAGAKRPEIEQKVGEAAAILGLQPLLDRKPAQLSGGQRQRVAMGRAIVRDPKVFLFDEPLSNLDAKLRVKMRAEIKALHQRLKTTIVYVTHDQIEAMTMADKIVVLHGGRVEQIGSPLELYDRPRNIFVAGFLGSPAMNFLEGTLQDAGAPTLSLQGGSRLKLSRAPANSAKRPMTLGIRPEDIALGGENGVDAVVKVVEPTGSETHVAVELEGKELTWVVRERVELVPEQRVKLSFETAKIHFFDRQTQQRLNG, encoded by the coding sequence ATGTCTGGCTTGAGCATCAAAAACGTCAAGAAATCCTTCGGCGCGGTGGACATAATTCATGGTGTCGACGTCGAGATCGCCGACGGTGAATTTACCATTCTCGTCGGCCCGTCTGGCTGCGGCAAGTCGACATTGCTGCGCATGATCGCGGGACTCGAGGAGATCACGGCTGGCCAAATCAGCATCGACGGTCGCGTGGTGAACAATCTGCAACCGAAGGACCGCGATATCGCGATGGTCTTCCAGAACTATGCATTGTATCCGCAAATGACGGTCGCCCAGAATATGGGATTTGCTCTTGAGCTCGCTGGCGCCAAACGGCCGGAAATCGAGCAAAAGGTAGGTGAGGCTGCAGCAATTCTGGGATTGCAGCCCCTCCTCGATCGAAAGCCGGCGCAGTTGTCAGGCGGACAGCGACAGCGCGTCGCCATGGGTCGCGCTATCGTTCGAGATCCGAAGGTATTTCTCTTTGACGAACCTCTTTCGAATCTGGACGCAAAACTGCGCGTGAAGATGAGAGCGGAGATCAAAGCACTGCATCAACGCCTGAAGACCACGATCGTCTACGTCACCCATGACCAGATCGAAGCCATGACCATGGCTGACAAAATCGTCGTGCTCCACGGTGGTCGCGTCGAGCAGATCGGCAGCCCGCTCGAGCTCTACGACAGACCGCGCAACATCTTTGTTGCAGGTTTCTTGGGCTCTCCCGCAATGAATTTTCTTGAGGGAACACTGCAAGACGCCGGAGCTCCCACGCTGTCGCTGCAGGGCGGTTCACGCCTGAAGCTGTCGCGGGCTCCTGCCAACTCGGCAAAGAGACCAATGACGTTGGGTATTCGTCCGGAGGATATCGCCTTGGGCGGCGAGAACGGCGTGGACGCGGTGGTCAAGGTTGTCGAACCTACGGGATCGGAAACCCATGTCGCCGTGGAGCTCGAAGGCAAGGAGCTGACATGGGTCGTGCGCGAACGGGTCGAATTGGTACCGGAGCAACGGGTGAAGCTTTCTTTCGAAACGGCCAAGATTCACTTCTTCGACCGACAGACACAGCAACGCCTGAACGGCTGA
- a CDS encoding ABC transporter substrate-binding protein: MLTLSTTLKSTSIVALAIASLSATPVLAEDITLWTLNFDNNAANTALKKVATDFEAANPGTHVEIVQRAVDEHKTALRVAAGSDKGPDIYFSWAGLGLGGEYVKAGLSLPLDKYYTEYKWNDELLPSAAAFADLYAGGKHGAPFTFKGEAVYYNKKLFDQAGIKEEPKTYDELVAAAQKLKAAGIPAFTFGGTVNWHVMRLMDVILETKCGAEKHDALKAMTLDWTKEPCATEAFGEFAKWTKDYTLQPFMGIDNKQSYSLFTAGRAAMMLEGDWLVSQLNGSGANLDDYGIFPFPTNTDRLYGFAEYNYISTKSKNPDMAAKFLDYFLSTKVQQDLLGQLSSTSVNKNVEYTNQKPLEAEWLDIFKKYGKVYMNGDQAFPLDVTTEYFRVINDVASGNAEPADAAKQLQSFIASRT; the protein is encoded by the coding sequence ATGCTGACCCTATCCACGACGTTGAAGTCTACGAGCATCGTTGCGCTGGCGATCGCGTCCCTGTCTGCAACGCCGGTTCTTGCCGAAGATATCACGCTCTGGACGCTCAACTTCGACAACAATGCTGCAAATACGGCCCTGAAGAAGGTAGCAACGGACTTCGAAGCGGCAAACCCTGGGACACATGTCGAGATTGTCCAGCGCGCCGTCGATGAGCACAAGACTGCTTTGCGCGTCGCTGCAGGCTCCGACAAAGGACCCGACATCTATTTCAGCTGGGCGGGCCTTGGCCTTGGCGGCGAATACGTGAAAGCCGGTCTGTCGCTGCCGCTCGACAAGTACTACACCGAGTACAAATGGAACGACGAACTGCTTCCCTCTGCAGCGGCTTTCGCCGACTTATATGCCGGCGGCAAGCATGGCGCTCCCTTCACGTTCAAGGGTGAAGCCGTCTACTATAACAAGAAGCTTTTTGACCAGGCTGGCATCAAGGAAGAACCCAAGACCTACGACGAACTCGTTGCAGCGGCGCAGAAGCTGAAGGCCGCAGGAATTCCTGCCTTCACGTTCGGCGGAACGGTCAACTGGCACGTCATGCGTCTCATGGACGTTATCCTTGAAACAAAGTGCGGCGCTGAAAAGCATGACGCCCTGAAAGCGATGACGCTGGACTGGACGAAGGAACCCTGCGCGACGGAAGCGTTCGGGGAGTTTGCGAAGTGGACGAAGGACTACACGCTGCAGCCGTTCATGGGCATCGACAACAAACAGTCCTACAGCCTCTTCACGGCAGGTCGTGCAGCAATGATGCTCGAAGGCGATTGGCTGGTCAGCCAGCTTAACGGCTCCGGTGCCAATCTCGACGACTACGGCATTTTCCCGTTCCCGACCAATACCGATCGTCTCTACGGCTTCGCCGAGTACAACTACATCAGTACCAAGAGCAAGAATCCGGATATGGCGGCGAAGTTTCTTGACTATTTCCTGTCCACGAAGGTGCAGCAGGATCTGCTCGGTCAGCTCAGTTCGACCTCCGTCAACAAGAACGTAGAGTATACCAACCAGAAGCCGCTCGAGGCAGAATGGCTGGATATCTTCAAAAAGTACGGCAAGGTGTACATGAACGGCGATCAGGCGTTCCCGCTTGATGTCACGACGGAATACTTCCGCGTCATCAATGACGTCGCCTCCGGCAACGCTGAACCTGCTGACGCGGCCAAGCAGCTGCAGAGCTTCATCGCAAGCCGAACCTAA
- a CDS encoding Gfo/Idh/MocA family protein, which produces MTELKGALIGCGFFAINQMHAWNDVEGARIVAICDRDPERLKVVGDQFGIDRRYSDAEALFADGWFDFVDIATTAQSHRALVEMAARRNIAAICQKPFAKTLSDAKAMVEACRHAGVALMIHENFRWQTPIQAVRKALDAGAIGTPFWGRFSFRSGYDVFSGQPYLAEGERFIIEDLGIHTIDIARYILGDVSSLTARTKRVNPKIKGEDVATILLDHENGATSVVDVSYATKLSKEPFPETLIELDGSEGTIRLTQGYGLQVTNAQGTTTTDVSPKLLPWASRPWHNIQESVHAIQQHWVDQLKRGAEHSTSGADNLKTFALVEAAYDSAAKGQTIDVGAMLR; this is translated from the coding sequence ATGACTGAATTGAAAGGTGCATTGATCGGTTGCGGCTTCTTTGCGATCAACCAGATGCACGCCTGGAACGATGTCGAAGGCGCCAGGATCGTCGCGATCTGCGATCGCGATCCCGAGCGGCTGAAGGTTGTTGGCGATCAGTTCGGTATCGATCGTCGCTATAGCGATGCCGAGGCGTTGTTCGCCGACGGCTGGTTCGATTTCGTCGACATTGCCACGACAGCACAGAGCCACCGCGCCCTCGTGGAAATGGCTGCCAGGCGCAACATAGCGGCCATCTGCCAGAAGCCGTTCGCCAAGACGCTATCGGACGCAAAGGCGATGGTCGAGGCGTGCCGCCATGCCGGCGTAGCGTTGATGATCCACGAGAACTTCCGCTGGCAAACACCGATACAGGCGGTCAGAAAGGCGCTGGATGCAGGCGCCATCGGCACCCCCTTCTGGGGGCGTTTTTCCTTCCGTTCGGGTTACGACGTCTTCTCCGGTCAGCCGTACCTGGCAGAGGGCGAGCGGTTCATCATCGAAGACCTCGGCATCCATACGATCGATATCGCCCGCTATATCCTTGGCGATGTTTCCTCACTCACGGCTCGCACCAAACGGGTCAACCCGAAGATCAAGGGCGAGGACGTGGCGACCATTCTCCTTGACCACGAAAACGGCGCCACCTCGGTGGTAGACGTCAGCTACGCGACGAAGCTCTCCAAGGAACCGTTCCCGGAGACATTGATCGAGCTTGATGGCTCCGAGGGCACCATCCGTCTGACGCAAGGCTACGGCCTCCAGGTAACAAACGCGCAGGGCACGACGACCACGGACGTATCTCCAAAGTTGCTGCCATGGGCCTCGCGGCCATGGCACAACATCCAAGAGAGCGTCCACGCGATCCAGCAGCATTGGGTCGATCAGTTGAAGCGCGGCGCCGAGCACTCAACATCCGGGGCCGACAATCTGAAGACGTTTGCCCTTGTCGAGGCCGCCTATGACAGTGCAGCCAAGGGGCAGACAATCGACGTCGGAGCGATGCTGCGATGA
- a CDS encoding carbohydrate ABC transporter permease codes for MTAVPTDTTLLRLQVEPSSMKRDPILIGLWITLIIVALVWVAPFVFIVFTSLKTPAAVTNTGAFVPPTDLAFENYSAAWSRGNFASSFFNSAIITVIKVPLGLLLSAMAAYALAKIKLKVTQALLLLVVFGTMIPFQVMLAPLFTLVNSFGLIDTYPGVILPYIAFGVPYQVFILHGFFKGIPKELSEAALIDGANHFTIFRRIFLPVCLPVLAALLILDFVSTWNEFAMALVLLQDQHMWTLPLGLMSFQGQFSSNYGQLNAAIVMTVLPATIVYLIFQRYFVSGLTSGAVKG; via the coding sequence GTGACAGCAGTCCCAACTGACACGACCCTCTTGCGGCTCCAGGTCGAACCATCGTCGATGAAGCGGGATCCGATTTTGATCGGTCTCTGGATAACCCTGATCATCGTAGCGCTTGTCTGGGTGGCGCCATTTGTCTTCATCGTGTTCACGTCCTTGAAGACGCCTGCGGCGGTGACGAACACGGGTGCTTTCGTGCCACCTACCGACCTCGCGTTCGAAAACTACAGCGCCGCATGGAGCCGCGGCAACTTCGCAAGCTCCTTCTTCAACAGCGCCATCATTACAGTCATCAAGGTGCCGCTTGGGCTCCTGCTTTCCGCAATGGCCGCCTATGCCCTTGCCAAGATCAAGCTGAAGGTCACACAGGCCCTGTTGCTTCTTGTCGTGTTCGGCACGATGATCCCCTTTCAGGTGATGCTTGCCCCCCTGTTTACCCTGGTAAACTCGTTCGGCCTCATCGACACTTACCCAGGCGTCATTCTCCCCTACATCGCCTTCGGCGTTCCGTATCAGGTTTTCATCCTGCACGGCTTCTTCAAGGGAATTCCCAAAGAGCTTTCTGAAGCGGCACTCATTGACGGTGCGAACCACTTCACCATCTTCAGACGGATATTTCTGCCCGTGTGCCTACCCGTCCTTGCGGCATTGCTCATTCTCGACTTCGTCTCCACCTGGAACGAATTCGCCATGGCGCTGGTGCTGCTCCAGGATCAGCACATGTGGACGTTGCCGCTCGGTCTGATGTCGTTTCAGGGGCAGTTCTCAAGCAACTACGGCCAGCTCAATGCGGCCATCGTGATGACCGTCCTGCCGGCGACCATCGTCTATCTCATATTCCAACGCTACTTCGTGTCTGGCCTCACCTCCGGTGCGGTCAAGGGCTAG
- a CDS encoding DUF5060 domain-containing protein: protein MPNATVEKWGVFEASFDGPSDGNPYLDVAFDAVFTHKSRDVRVPGFYDGNGTYRMRFMPDVEGEWSFVTRSRTTALAGKTGSLIATAPSTGNHGPVRVRNKFHFAYADGTPFLSFGTTCYAWTHQPLEMQRQTLETLGKTRFNKIRMGVFPKDYPYSVNEPLHACFERGADGKEDFDRPNPAMFQHFDKQVATLCELGIEADIIMFHPYDRWGYADMSAEQDFRYVEYLAARLSAYRNVWWSLANEYDFLIDTKPMAQWDRYFHILEENDPYQHLRSIHNGDVTANFDHRKPWVTHTCIQNPDVKRTQEWRNAYGKPVVNDEPEYEGDILQSWGNLSAQELVHRFWITMARGGYAGHGETYSHPDDLIWWAKGGELHGEAWKRIGFLRDLLEADVTHGLEPLGSVGEWPWSRVSGVRDGDGDFRLIYFGEHQPVIWSSGLPVDSDDYEVDLIDTWEMTITPLRKVEAPVPHPTRHGAIVRGGKPDAAFGVKIPRKPYQALRVRRKR from the coding sequence ATGCCTAATGCAACAGTCGAAAAATGGGGCGTGTTCGAGGCCTCCTTTGATGGACCCTCCGACGGGAATCCCTATCTCGACGTTGCATTCGATGCCGTGTTCACCCACAAGAGCCGGGACGTGCGCGTCCCCGGTTTTTATGATGGAAACGGGACGTACCGGATGCGCTTCATGCCCGACGTTGAGGGCGAGTGGTCGTTTGTAACGCGTTCCAGAACTACTGCACTCGCCGGAAAAACGGGCTCCTTGATCGCAACGGCACCATCGACAGGCAATCACGGCCCGGTCCGGGTACGCAACAAATTCCACTTCGCCTATGCCGACGGAACTCCATTTTTGTCATTCGGTACGACCTGCTATGCCTGGACGCACCAGCCGCTGGAGATGCAAAGGCAAACTCTCGAGACCCTTGGGAAGACGCGTTTCAACAAGATCCGGATGGGCGTATTTCCCAAAGACTATCCCTACAGCGTCAACGAGCCGCTACACGCCTGCTTCGAACGAGGAGCGGATGGCAAGGAGGACTTTGACCGTCCAAATCCCGCCATGTTCCAGCATTTTGACAAACAGGTCGCAACACTTTGCGAACTCGGGATCGAAGCCGACATCATCATGTTCCACCCCTACGACCGGTGGGGTTATGCGGATATGTCGGCCGAACAGGATTTCCGCTATGTCGAATATCTGGCCGCGCGTCTGTCCGCCTACCGCAATGTCTGGTGGTCGCTTGCCAACGAGTATGATTTCCTCATCGACACGAAGCCGATGGCGCAGTGGGATCGCTATTTCCACATCCTGGAAGAAAACGACCCTTACCAGCACCTGCGTTCCATCCACAATGGCGACGTGACTGCGAATTTCGATCATCGCAAGCCATGGGTCACGCACACCTGCATTCAAAATCCTGACGTCAAGCGGACCCAGGAGTGGCGCAACGCCTACGGCAAGCCTGTTGTCAACGACGAGCCGGAATACGAGGGCGACATCCTGCAGTCATGGGGAAACCTCAGCGCCCAGGAGCTCGTGCACCGCTTCTGGATCACGATGGCGCGCGGCGGCTATGCCGGTCATGGCGAAACCTATTCCCATCCAGACGACCTGATCTGGTGGGCTAAGGGTGGAGAATTGCATGGCGAAGCATGGAAGCGCATCGGCTTCCTCAGGGATCTTCTGGAAGCGGATGTGACGCACGGCCTCGAGCCGCTCGGGTCGGTCGGCGAGTGGCCCTGGTCCCGCGTGTCTGGCGTGCGTGACGGTGACGGCGATTTCCGCCTGATCTATTTCGGCGAGCATCAGCCGGTCATCTGGTCTTCGGGACTTCCGGTCGACAGCGACGACTATGAGGTCGATCTCATCGACACATGGGAGATGACGATCACACCGCTTCGGAAAGTGGAGGCCCCTGTTCCCCATCCCACACGCCATGGCGCGATTGTCAGGGGTGGCAAGCCGGACGCTGCCTTCGGCGTCAAGATTCCGCGCAAGCCATATCAGGCCCTGCGCGTACGCAGGAAGCGCTAG
- a CDS encoding adenylate/guanylate cyclase domain-containing protein has product MADLPVQRRLAAIAVADVVGYSRLMGADEIGTLAALKQRRTEILNPTVRDHGGRIVKVMGDGVLVEFAIAMNAVTAAIELQSKMAEANEPLPENRRIVLRVGINPGDVIGEGSDIYGDGVNIAARLEAMAEPGGVCISGKVFDDVRTG; this is encoded by the coding sequence ATGGCTGATTTGCCCGTCCAGCGTCGACTTGCCGCCATCGCTGTCGCCGATGTGGTCGGTTACTCGCGGCTGATGGGTGCCGACGAGATTGGCACGCTGGCGGCGCTGAAGCAGCGGCGGACGGAGATACTCAACCCCACGGTGCGCGATCATGGCGGGCGCATTGTCAAGGTGATGGGCGACGGGGTGCTCGTGGAGTTCGCCATTGCGATGAACGCCGTCACCGCGGCGATCGAATTGCAAAGCAAGATGGCGGAGGCCAACGAGCCACTGCCGGAGAACCGTCGCATCGTGCTGCGTGTCGGCATCAATCCCGGAGACGTCATCGGGGAGGGCAGCGATATCTATGGCGACGGCGTCAACATCGCCGCGCGGCTGGAAGCAATGGCCGAGCCTGGTGGCGTTTGCATCTCGGGCAAGGTATTCGACGACGTGCGAACCGGGTGA
- the apnL gene encoding D-apionate lactonase has product MTIDLFQLYGTHIVETPPVRLRAGKLVADFANGNLRTIRYNGTEVLRAISYLVRDRDWGTYSPQIDNLTIEQNEDRFEVTYRACCSGANETTLVIDVRIVGSPDRLDFEAEAVAKTGFETNRCGFCILHPIVGVAGAPATVEHVKGAVVATRFPDLIEPWQPFKDMRAITHDVMPDVKAECRMEGDIFEMEDQRNWSDASYKTYVRPLALPWPYQIAANQPVRQKTSLIITDSRSPLREHPSAGASGGAINLEPGARSGTMPAIGLIIAPEDADATLSAKSVLSEIAPQELLFHLDPGAGHGVDVLKRFAAIAAAHCGRSTLEIALACKRSPSIEVGEIANQMQLAKFKPDAIMISPAIDRQSTPPGSKWPDCPPLEEIYAAAHLAFPGIRIGGGMLSYFTELNRKRVPDGQLDFVSHCTNPIVHAADDLSVMQTLEALPFITRSVRAIYDAKPYRIGPSTIAMRQNPYGSRTMDNPSGGRVPMANRDPRHNGRFAEVFALAYAIRVLDADLECLTLSALTGPFGLIAGPAEPIEEGGRRPLFNTVRALAALAGASWQECVSSSPSEVLAFVAGDATGEKLCIVNLTSEEKAVDCGACKPASKNSGTNLLLAPLASLVVRLAD; this is encoded by the coding sequence ATGACGATCGACCTGTTCCAGCTCTACGGCACCCATATCGTCGAAACGCCACCGGTTCGACTACGTGCCGGAAAACTGGTAGCCGATTTTGCCAATGGCAACCTGCGCACCATCCGCTACAATGGAACCGAGGTGCTCAGAGCAATTTCTTACCTTGTTCGCGACCGGGATTGGGGCACCTACAGCCCGCAGATCGACAATCTTACGATCGAGCAGAATGAGGATCGTTTCGAGGTCACCTATCGCGCCTGCTGCTCTGGAGCGAACGAGACTACACTCGTCATCGACGTTCGCATCGTTGGAAGCCCCGACCGACTTGACTTTGAGGCCGAAGCCGTGGCCAAGACCGGCTTCGAAACCAACCGCTGCGGCTTCTGTATTTTGCATCCGATCGTCGGAGTGGCCGGCGCACCAGCGACGGTCGAGCACGTTAAGGGCGCCGTCGTGGCAACACGGTTTCCGGATTTGATCGAGCCCTGGCAGCCGTTCAAGGACATGCGCGCCATCACCCACGACGTAATGCCTGACGTGAAGGCAGAATGCCGGATGGAGGGCGACATCTTTGAAATGGAGGATCAGAGGAACTGGTCGGACGCATCCTACAAGACCTACGTCAGACCGCTCGCCCTTCCGTGGCCGTACCAGATCGCCGCCAACCAGCCCGTTCGGCAAAAAACGTCACTGATCATCACTGACAGCCGCAGCCCCTTACGAGAGCACCCTTCTGCTGGGGCCTCGGGTGGAGCTATCAACCTCGAGCCCGGGGCGCGAAGCGGCACCATGCCGGCGATCGGCCTGATTATTGCACCCGAAGACGCTGACGCGACCTTGTCGGCAAAATCCGTCCTGTCGGAGATCGCTCCCCAGGAACTTCTCTTCCATCTCGATCCTGGTGCCGGGCATGGCGTCGACGTGCTCAAGCGGTTCGCAGCAATCGCCGCCGCCCATTGCGGTCGTTCGACGCTGGAGATAGCACTTGCCTGCAAGCGGTCTCCGTCCATCGAGGTGGGCGAGATCGCCAACCAGATGCAGTTGGCAAAGTTCAAGCCGGATGCGATCATGATCTCGCCTGCCATCGACCGGCAGTCGACGCCGCCCGGTAGCAAATGGCCCGATTGCCCGCCTCTCGAAGAGATCTACGCTGCAGCCCACTTAGCCTTTCCAGGCATTCGCATCGGTGGCGGCATGCTGAGCTATTTCACTGAGCTCAACAGAAAGCGCGTTCCCGATGGACAGCTTGACTTCGTCAGCCACTGCACCAATCCGATCGTCCACGCAGCAGACGATCTCAGCGTCATGCAGACATTGGAAGCCTTGCCGTTCATAACCCGATCCGTGCGCGCGATCTACGACGCAAAGCCCTACCGGATCGGCCCGTCGACCATTGCGATGCGGCAGAACCCTTATGGCAGCCGCACGATGGACAATCCTTCGGGCGGACGCGTACCGATGGCCAACCGCGACCCGCGCCATAACGGGCGCTTCGCAGAGGTTTTCGCGCTGGCTTACGCGATACGGGTACTGGATGCCGATCTCGAATGCCTGACACTTTCTGCATTGACCGGTCCATTTGGTTTGATCGCCGGTCCGGCAGAACCGATCGAGGAAGGCGGGCGGCGCCCACTGTTTAATACCGTACGGGCACTGGCTGCATTGGCTGGTGCATCCTGGCAGGAATGTGTCTCCTCCTCCCCCTCCGAGGTGCTGGCTTTCGTTGCAGGGGATGCCACAGGAGAAAAGCTTTGCATCGTTAATTTGACGAGCGAGGAAAAAGCGGTCGACTGCGGTGCATGCAAGCCAGCATCAAAGAATTCAGGTACGAACCTGTTGCTCGCTCCACTGGCTAGCCTCGTCGTGCGACTGGCGGATTGA
- the dhaL gene encoding dihydroxyacetone kinase subunit DhaL, with the protein MTITTKDLQRLFVLIAEAIAKKRDHLCELDGAIGDGDHGLAMDAGCQAAAKAVGELDPAQTAPTAVFNVAAKAFLNAVGASSGPLYATAFMRAGAAAKDKQALTDDDFLRAFAAMAQGIQERGKAELGEKTMFDAWRPSADAAQDSWRSGTPLAACFDAALQAAHEGCEATSGMTAGKGRASRLGHRVIGHIDPGAASAVIIIAAISKFAQQHDG; encoded by the coding sequence ATGACGATCACGACGAAAGATCTGCAGCGCCTGTTTGTCCTGATTGCCGAGGCTATCGCAAAGAAACGCGACCATCTTTGTGAGTTGGATGGCGCCATCGGCGACGGCGATCACGGGCTCGCCATGGACGCAGGATGCCAAGCGGCCGCAAAGGCCGTCGGCGAGCTCGACCCTGCCCAGACTGCGCCAACGGCTGTATTCAACGTCGCAGCAAAGGCATTTTTGAATGCAGTTGGCGCTTCATCTGGCCCATTGTACGCCACCGCCTTCATGCGCGCGGGAGCGGCCGCCAAGGACAAGCAGGCATTGACCGATGACGATTTCCTACGCGCTTTTGCGGCAATGGCCCAGGGAATCCAGGAGCGCGGCAAGGCAGAGCTCGGAGAAAAGACAATGTTTGATGCCTGGAGGCCGTCAGCTGACGCCGCGCAGGATTCCTGGCGGTCGGGAACGCCCCTCGCTGCATGTTTCGACGCTGCCCTGCAGGCGGCACACGAGGGCTGCGAAGCAACGAGCGGCATGACAGCAGGCAAGGGGCGCGCTTCGCGATTGGGGCATCGCGTGATCGGTCACATCGATCCGGGCGCTGCGTCGGCCGTCATCATAATTGCCGCGATATCGAAATTTGCACAGCAACATGATGGTTAG
- a CDS encoding carbohydrate ABC transporter permease — protein MSLRQSTHDPRVQALILLVPALAIYAVFALYPMLNVIILSFQKWNGLDPHRQFVGLANYTAIFTRDPVFWVAFRNTVIWTVMSLIFPPMVGLLLALSLNQKIFGRNSLRAIFYLPVIIAPIAVATMWKWMYDPFFGLFSQLLTSWGMQGWIKDWLGNKDIALYSVFLAYLWQTVGFSMVLFLAGLQNVSQTLVEAARIDGAGRWAVFKHVTLPALRPTVTIVLVLSIISSLKAFDIVYGLTGGGPAQSTQMLALWAFTQAMQIFDFGRGAAISVVLLLITMTVVIPYLRRTQKHEEVES, from the coding sequence ATGTCACTTCGACAGTCGACACACGATCCGCGCGTGCAAGCGCTCATCCTGCTTGTGCCGGCATTGGCAATCTATGCCGTGTTCGCCCTTTATCCGATGCTCAATGTCATCATCCTGAGCTTCCAAAAATGGAATGGACTGGATCCGCATCGGCAATTCGTCGGGCTTGCAAACTATACCGCGATTTTCACGAGAGATCCGGTTTTCTGGGTCGCTTTTAGGAATACTGTGATCTGGACGGTGATGAGCCTGATCTTCCCGCCAATGGTCGGACTCCTGTTGGCCCTCAGTCTCAATCAGAAGATCTTTGGCCGCAATAGCCTCAGGGCGATCTTTTATCTGCCGGTCATCATCGCGCCGATCGCTGTCGCCACCATGTGGAAATGGATGTACGATCCGTTCTTCGGCCTTTTCAGTCAGTTGCTCACGTCGTGGGGCATGCAGGGCTGGATCAAGGACTGGTTGGGCAACAAGGATATCGCCCTTTATTCCGTCTTCCTGGCGTATCTCTGGCAGACGGTGGGTTTCTCGATGGTCCTGTTCCTGGCAGGCCTGCAAAATGTCTCACAAACGCTTGTCGAGGCCGCACGCATCGATGGCGCCGGTCGTTGGGCGGTGTTCAAGCATGTGACGTTGCCAGCATTGCGCCCGACGGTGACGATCGTTCTGGTTCTTTCCATCATCTCGTCGTTGAAGGCATTCGACATCGTCTACGGTCTGACGGGCGGCGGCCCGGCGCAGTCCACCCAGATGCTGGCACTCTGGGCGTTCACACAGGCCATGCAGATCTTCGATTTTGGACGAGGCGCCGCAATTTCCGTCGTCCTGCTCCTGATCACCATGACCGTGGTCATTCCCTATCTCAGACGGACCCAAAAGCACGAGGAGGTTGAATCGTGA